The Pelodiscus sinensis isolate JC-2024 chromosome 30, ASM4963464v1, whole genome shotgun sequence genome has a window encoding:
- the LOC142821046 gene encoding ribonuclease pancreatic-like yields the protein MALHGPRPATLLPLLLLLAASLALSAGQNWNPLNNLFRKRHVDNPPSFGTATVNDYCTKMMWRRALYGRHTNTFINAPPEDINNVCGTGGLVKGPYRYESIATFPITVCIYNHFTLSYTGLRSTQKIVLSCWKRLPALYIKHL from the coding sequence ATGGCTCTGCACGGCCCCCGCCCggccaccctgctgcccctcctgctgctgctggccgccagcctggccctgagcGCGGGGCAGAACTGGAACCCGCTGAACAACCTGTTCCGCAAGCGCCACGTGGACAATCCCCCCAGCTTTGGCACCGCCACCGTCAACGACTACTGCACCAAGATGATGTGGAGGCGGGCGCTGTACGGCCGCCACACCAACACCTTCATCAACGCGCCCCCCGAGGATATCAACAACGTCTGCGGCACGGGCGGGCTGGTGAAGGGGCCCTACCGCTACGAAAGCATCGCCACCTTCCCAATCACCGTCTGCATCTACAACCACTTCACCCTCTCCTACACCGGCCTCAGGAGCACCCAGAAAATCGTCCTCTCCTGCTGGAAGAGGCTCCCGGCGCTCTACATCAAACACCTCTAG